One segment of Fusobacterium sp. DD2 DNA contains the following:
- a CDS encoding putative HNHc nuclease, which translates to MNIELIENEGQLELYVPSNKTLDDIKEVINKIKKSEIKVVKTDRLNLDQSKLIWVLCGEYGDLTGYTREEMREVLENEFCNQREIEYFSISPFKKDACSLQVATEFIQFIIEHSINNGFNLIVTEGKGDKRKYKSTKDIVPDIRRYILACLLNKRCPICGSYDVDLHHWDSVASIGGYAHDDGLKTRFIPLCRKHHTEFHTIGIKDFENKYHVNGVWLSENLVRELKKIYPNHFKAFKEEY; encoded by the coding sequence ATGAATATTGAATTGATTGAAAATGAAGGACAGCTTGAATTGTATGTTCCTTCTAATAAAACACTAGATGATATAAAAGAAGTTATCAATAAAATAAAAAAGAGTGAAATAAAGGTTGTAAAAACCGATAGATTAAACTTAGACCAATCCAAATTAATTTGGGTGCTATGTGGTGAATATGGCGACTTGACAGGATATACAAGAGAGGAAATGAGAGAGGTGCTTGAAAATGAATTTTGCAACCAAAGAGAGATTGAGTATTTTTCAATATCCCCTTTTAAAAAAGATGCCTGCTCTCTTCAAGTAGCAACAGAATTTATACAATTCATCATTGAACATTCAATAAATAATGGATTTAATTTGATAGTAACAGAAGGTAAAGGGGATAAAAGAAAATACAAATCAACAAAAGATATAGTCCCTGATATAAGAAGATATATTTTAGCTTGCTTACTAAATAAAAGGTGCCCAATTTGTGGGTCATATGATGTTGACTTGCATCACTGGGACAGTGTGGCAAGTATTGGTGGGTATGCTCATGATGATGGATTAAAAACTAGATTTATCCCATTATGTAGAAAGCATCATACAGAATTTCATACAATTGGGATTAAGGACTTTGAGAATAAATACCATGTCAATGGTGTTTGGTTATCTGAAAATTTAGTAAGGGAGTTAAAAAAGATTTATCCAAATCATTTTAAGGCTTTTAAGGAGGAATATTAA
- a CDS encoding single-stranded DNA-binding protein — MNTIQLTGRITKDLDLKYSQSGKAYCRFSLAVPRPLKKDDTDFINCVTFGKTAEMMKKYLAKGNRIGVTGRLQMSKYEVNGEKRVAYDVMVDNIEFLDNRKDKEDNPPVYEAEQNKQNVNKNDDEFPF; from the coding sequence ATGAATACAATACAACTTACTGGAAGAATAACAAAAGATTTAGATCTTAAATATAGTCAAAGCGGAAAAGCCTATTGCAGATTTTCTTTAGCAGTTCCAAGACCACTTAAAAAAGATGACACAGATTTTATAAATTGTGTAACTTTTGGAAAAACTGCTGAAATGATGAAAAAATATCTTGCGAAAGGAAATAGAATTGGAGTTACTGGAAGACTTCAAATGAGTAAATACGAGGTAAATGGCGAAAAAAGAGTGGCTTATGATGTAATGGTTGATAATATTGAATTCCTGGATAATAGAAAGGATAAAGAGGATAATCCACCAGTTTATGAAGCAGAACAAAATAAGCAAAATGTAAATAAAAACGATGATGAATTTCCATTTTAG
- a CDS encoding DUF6275 family protein — MNYEDFLELAKEKVYEYERNNGNTIRRRDVYIVWSCKTLQNGKALLSANNNEKRAFYYEFTLNGDRGEFYMDVYDKKENICLDSYGCAKEERIK, encoded by the coding sequence ATGAATTACGAAGACTTTTTAGAGTTAGCAAAAGAAAAGGTATACGAATATGAACGCAATAATGGAAACACAATAAGAAGACGTGATGTTTACATTGTATGGAGTTGTAAAACTCTTCAAAATGGTAAGGCTTTATTAAGTGCCAATAACAATGAAAAGAGAGCTTTTTATTATGAATTCACTCTTAATGGAGATAGAGGCGAATTTTATATGGATGTATACGACAAAAAAGAAAATATATGTTTAGACAGTTATGGATGTGCTAAGGAAGAAAGAATTAAATAG
- a CDS encoding siphovirus Gp157 family protein — MYSLTIYNATKSEIVTQELEVVKLQEQLEQTEEYKKLQIAKANLEAIKKRHAELEYNLINLMLQNGDTEFEKNGVKVKLKDTSRDSVKIEDESLIPDEYKRTKVEINKSEILKAYRETGVLISGIDIVRDPKYKLEIKVDE, encoded by the coding sequence ATGTATAGTCTAACTATTTACAATGCTACAAAATCAGAAATAGTTACTCAGGAACTGGAAGTCGTAAAACTTCAAGAACAGTTAGAGCAGACAGAGGAATATAAAAAATTACAGATTGCAAAAGCTAACCTAGAAGCAATTAAAAAAAGACATGCTGAGCTTGAATATAATCTAATAAACTTGATGTTACAAAATGGCGATACAGAATTTGAAAAAAATGGAGTAAAAGTCAAGTTAAAAGATACTTCTAGAGATAGTGTCAAGATAGAAGACGAAAGTCTAATACCTGACGAATACAAAAGAACTAAAGTTGAAATAAACAAATCTGAAATACTCAAAGCATATCGAGAAACTGGAGTTTTAATAAGTGGGATAGATATTGTCAGAGATCCAAAATATAAATTAGAAATAAAGGTGGATGAATGA
- the dcm gene encoding DNA (cytosine-5-)-methyltransferase has product MIKFVELFGGIGAPRKALQNLGIPFKSVDYVEIDSNAVKSYNAIFDEHYKPCDINSYIPKDIKIDLLVHGSPCQDFSIAGKQLGGEQGSGTRSSLMFKTLEIIEQMGNNKPEVIIWENVKNVLSPKMRNAFIKYLLKLEQLGYKNKYRVLNSLDFGIPQSRNRIYVVSTLSKEFSFNNLKTKELKPIKEFMSDYKEKHLVTQPSMLKKINAKNHTTVIIKDYCTCITTKQVRSPNSGVFKLADNKYRYLTELECWRLMGFDDKDYYAAAKVHKVKDKFQSSIMYKQAGNSIVVNVLQEIFLELFMNKANKTELF; this is encoded by the coding sequence TTGATAAAGTTTGTTGAATTATTTGGTGGGATTGGTGCACCAAGAAAGGCACTCCAAAATTTAGGAATACCATTTAAAAGCGTTGATTATGTGGAAATAGATAGCAACGCAGTAAAAAGCTACAATGCTATCTTTGATGAACATTATAAACCATGTGATATAAATAGTTATATCCCTAAAGATATAAAAATAGATTTATTAGTTCACGGTAGCCCTTGCCAAGATTTCAGCATAGCAGGAAAACAATTGGGTGGAGAACAAGGAAGCGGAACAAGAAGTTCCTTAATGTTTAAAACCTTGGAAATAATAGAACAAATGGGGAATAATAAACCTGAAGTAATAATATGGGAAAATGTAAAAAATGTTTTAAGTCCTAAGATGAGAAATGCTTTTATTAAATATTTATTAAAACTTGAACAATTAGGATATAAAAATAAATACAGAGTCTTAAATAGCCTGGATTTTGGAATACCTCAATCAAGAAATAGGATATATGTTGTATCCACACTATCTAAAGAATTCAGTTTTAACAATTTAAAAACTAAGGAATTAAAACCTATAAAAGAATTTATGAGTGACTACAAAGAAAAACACTTAGTTACTCAACCAAGTATGCTTAAAAAAATAAATGCAAAAAATCACACTACTGTGATAATAAAAGATTATTGCACTTGTATAACTACAAAACAGGTAAGAAGTCCTAATTCTGGAGTATTTAAATTAGCAGATAATAAATACCGGTACTTAACTGAACTTGAGTGCTGGAGGTTAATGGGTTTTGATGATAAAGATTATTATGCAGCTGCAAAAGTTCATAAAGTTAAAGACAAGTTCCAATCTTCAATCATGTATAAGCAGGCAGGAAATAGTATAGTAGTAAATGTTTTACAAGAAATATTTTTAGAATTATTTATGAATAAAGCTAATAAAACTGAACTTTTTTAA